The following are from one region of the Lepeophtheirus salmonis chromosome 8, UVic_Lsal_1.4, whole genome shotgun sequence genome:
- the Nmt gene encoding glycylpeptide N-tetradecanoyltransferase 2 — translation MDKSPGKENDSKSSSKKNAAKADESLNQEQLITLKKAFERMKMESSGPSAPKNVEEAVKKNYDFWKTQPVPKIDEEIPNGTNEAICADVPIEKVRQEPYSLPEGFHWDTLNIDDPLVLKELYVLLNENYVEDDDNMFRFDYSPEFLRWALQPPGSVKDWHTGVRATKTKKLVGFISAIPAHIHIYNKEKRIVEINFLCVHKKLRSKRLAPVLIREITRRVNIRGIFQAVYTAGVILPKPIGTCRYWHRSLNPKKLIEVKFSHLSRNMTMQRLLKLYKLPDDTKTSGLRKLRASDIKETCALLNKFLSNYDISQIFNEDEFRHWFLPREDIVSCFVVEKEGKITDMLSYYTLSSTVMSHPVHSNVKAAYSFYNVSSETPWADLMGDALILAKKDSFDVFNALDLMENAEFLQKLKFGIGDGNLHYYMYNWRCPIMQPNKVGLVLQ, via the exons ATGGATAAGTCACCAGGAAAGGAAAATGATAGCAA gTCATCTTCGAAGAAGAATGCAGCGAAGGCCGATGAATCCTTGAATCAGGAGCAACTCATTACTCTCAAAAAAGCGTTCGAGAGAATGAAAATGGAGTCATCTGGCCCATCCGCTCCTAAAAATGTAGAAGAAGCCGTGAAAAAGAATTACGACTTTTGGAAGACGCAGCCCGTTCCCAAAATCGATGAAGAGATCCCCAACGGTACAAACGAGGCCATATGTGCCGATGTACCTATTGAAAAAGTCCGTCAAGAGCCTTATTCTCTCCCTGAGGGCTTTCATTGGGACACTCTTAACATTGATGATCCCCTTGTG cTGAAAGAGCTTTACGTTCTCCTCAACGAAAACTATGTGGAAGATGATGACAACATGTTCCGATTCGACTATTCACCAGAGTTCCTTCGATGGGCTCTCCAGCCCCCTGGTAGTGTCAAGGACTGGCATACAGGAGTTCGAGCTACCAAAACCAAGAAATTAGTAGGATTTATTTCTGCTATCCCTGcacatattcatatttataataa gGAGAAGCGAATTGTTGAGATCAACTTTTTATGCGTGCACAAAAAGTTACGTTCCAAACGTCTAGCCCCTGTTTTAATTCGTGAAATCACTCGTCGTGTCAACATTCGAGGAATATTTCAAGCTGTGTATACTGCAGGAGTCATCCTTCCTAAGCCCATTGGAACCTGTCGCTACTGGCATCGCTCTTTGAATCCGAAAAAACTAATAGAAGTCAAGTTCTCGCATTTAAGTCGTAATATGACTATGCAACGACTGCTGAAACTCTACAAGCTACCTGACGATACTAAGACTTCTGGATTACGAAAATTGAGAGCCTCTGACATTAAAGAAACTTGTGCTTTACTAAATAAG tttcTCTCAAACTATGACATCTCCCAAATATTTAACGAAGATGAGTTTCGTCATTGGTTTCTTCCTCGTGAGGACATTGTTAGTTGTTTTGTTgttgaaaaagaaggaaagattACTGACATGCTTAGTTATTACACTTTATCCTCAACTGTTATGTCTCATCCCGTCCATTCCAATGTCAAAGCGGCCTATTCCTTCTACAATGTCTCAAGTGAGACTCCTTGGGCAGACCTGATGGGAGATGCACTTATATTAGCTAAAAAG GACTCATTTGATGTGTTCAACGCATTGGACTTGATGGAGAATgctgaatttttacaaaagttaaaatttggaATCGGAGATGGAAACTTACATTACTACATGTATAACTGGCGTTGCCCCATCATGCAGCCTAATAAAGTGGGGCTTGTGTTGCAATAA
- the LOC121122382 gene encoding LOW QUALITY PROTEIN: ubiquitin-conjugating enzyme E2 L3 (The sequence of the model RefSeq protein was modified relative to this genomic sequence to represent the inferred CDS: inserted 1 base in 1 codon), whose amino-acid sequence MATTRRLTKELDDIMKADLKXFRDIEVDEQNMLVWQGLLLPDKYPYNKGAFKVEITFPPEYPFKPPKINFKTKIYHPNVDEKGQVCLPIILADNWKPATKTNQVVLALVSLINEPEPEHPLRGDLAKEFTRDRKKFYKNAEDFTKKFSEKKII is encoded by the exons ATGGCCACAACGAGAAGACTCACCAAAGAGTTGGACGATATAATGAAGGCCGACCTCA TTTTCCGTGATATTGAAGTTGACGAACAAAACATGTTGGTTTGGCAAGGACTCCTTCTCCCCGATAAATATCCATACAATAAGGGAGCCTTCAAAGTTGAAATCACCTTCCCTCCCGAGTATCCCTTCAAACCACCAAAGATCAACTTCAAGACAAAGATCTATCACCCCAATGTGGACGAGAAAGGTCAAGTTTGCCTACCCATCATTCTTGCTGATAATTGGAAGCCAGCCACCAAAACGAATCAAGTTGTTCTGGCACTAGTATCCCTTATTAATGAGCCTGAGCCAGAGCATCCTCTTCGAGGTGATCTGGCTAAGGAATTCACACGGGATcgtaaaaagttttataagaatgcTGAAGATTTTACTAAGAAATTCAGCGAAAAAAAGATCATCTGA